One Deltaproteobacteria bacterium genomic window, GGCCAACGCGATTGCGCCAGAGCATATTGAACTGCTGGTCAAGCAGCCGCAAAAAATGGCGCGCCAGATTCGTAACGCCGGGGCGATGTTTCTCGGTCCCTACTCGCCGCCGCCGCTGGGAGATTATTTAGCCGGACCCAATCATGTGCTGCCCACCGGCGGCAGCGCGCGTTTTTTTTCGCCCCTCGGTACTTACGATTTTCTCAAGCGCACCACGGTGATTCGTGCCGAGAAGCGCGGGCTTAAAAAATTAGCGACGAAGATCGCCCAACTCGCTCGGCTCGAAGGATTGGACGATCATGCGCGCTCGGTGGAAGCGCGCTTTAAGAAGAGTTTTTAGTTTTTAGTTGGCGAATTGACGGGAGATAATTATGGCACGGTCTGCGAAGGTAGTGCGAAAAACTAAAGAAACCGACATCACGGTCAAGCTCGATGTCGACGGCAGCGGCAAGGCGGCGATCGAGACCGGCATGCCGTTTTTCAATCACATGCTCGACGCCTTTAGCCGCCACGGCTTTTTCAACGTCGAGATCCAGGCCAAGGGCGATCTCGAAGTCGACTATCATCACACCGTCGAAGATGTCGGCTTGGCGCTGGGACAAGCGTTCAAAGACGCGTTGGGCGACAAGCAGGGCATCCGCCGCTTCGGCGAAGCGAGCTGTCCGCTGGACGAGACCTTGGCAAAAGTGGTGGTCGATCTGAGCGGCCGGCCTTATTTATCTTACAACGTAAAAATTCGGCCAGGCCGGGTGGGCGATTTCGACACCGACTTGCCGCACGAGTTTTACGCGGCGTTCGCCAATCAGTTGGGAATGAATCTCCATATTGACGTTCCCCGCGGCGAAAATCCCCATCACATCATTGAGGCCTGCTTCAAAGCGTTCGCCCGAGCGATGGATTTAGCCACTCAAGTTGATCCGCGCGTCGAAGGCGTGCTGTCGACTAAAGGAAGCCTGTAAATTTCGTTTAGCACGTTTTAAACGGTCGGCAAGATGATCGCGATTATCGACTACGGCATGGGTAATCTGCGCAGCGTGCAGAAGGGCTTGGAGCGCGTCGGCTTCGAGGCCATCGTCACCCGCGATGTCGGCCAGATTCTTTCCGCCCGCGGCGTGGTATTGCCCGGGGTTGGTGCGTTCAGCGCGTGCATGGAGAATCTCGCCAAGTTCGGTCTCATCGAACCGATTCGCGAGCTGGTGCGCCAAGCGAAACCGTTTCTGGGAATTTGTCTCGGCTTTCAATTATTATTTTCCGAGAGCGAGGAGTTCGGCAAGCAAAAGGGGCTCGATCTTTTTCCC contains:
- the hisB gene encoding imidazoleglycerol-phosphate dehydratase HisB — protein: MARSAKVVRKTKETDITVKLDVDGSGKAAIETGMPFFNHMLDAFSRHGFFNVEIQAKGDLEVDYHHTVEDVGLALGQAFKDALGDKQGIRRFGEASCPLDETLAKVVVDLSGRPYLSYNVKIRPGRVGDFDTDLPHEFYAAFANQLGMNLHIDVPRGENPHHIIEACFKAFARAMDLATQVDPRVEGVLSTKGSL